The proteins below are encoded in one region of Apium graveolens cultivar Ventura chromosome 4, ASM990537v1, whole genome shotgun sequence:
- the LOC141720789 gene encoding trehalose-phosphate phosphatase A-like: MELETNHTASVLTKSASMNNSRLGLHSALLPYSPPGAVFSSSLFLTIPRKKTGLLDDVLSTCWLDAMKSSSPTHKLAKDSSTEPTDDDISHRNWMLKYPSALTYFEKITSYAKGKKIVLFLDYDGTLSPIVDNPDQAFMSNHMRLAVKNVAKYFPTAIISGRSRDKVLEFVGLTELYYAGSHGMDIMGPVRPNTTGQTNCIRSTDKQGKEVNLFQPASEFLPMIDEVFRSLVDITKEIEGATVENNKFCVSVHYRNVNEKSWTTIAGSVHEIMLNYPRLRLTHGRKVLEVRPVLNWDKGKAVEFLLESLGLSNCDNVLPIYVGDDRTDEDAFKVLREGKRGFGILVSSAPKESNAFYSLRDPSEVLEFLKSLVMWKKASALRL, encoded by the exons ATGGAATTGGAGACTAATCACACTGCTTCAGTCCTCACTAAATCTGCCTCAATGAACAACTCAAGGCTAGGACTTCATTCTGCTTTGCTGCCATATTCTCCCCCAGGTGCAGTTTTCTCGTCAAGTCTCTTCTTGACAATTCCAAGGAAAAAGACAGGCCTACTCGACGATGTACTGTCCACCTGTTGGTTGGATGCCATGAAATCATCATCTCCCACTCACAAGTTAGCCAAAGATTCCAGCACCGAACCAACCGATGATGATATTTCCCATCGCAATTGGATG CTCAAGTATCCATCTGCGCTTACATACTTTGAGAAGATAACAAGTTATGCAAAGGGCAAAAAAATAGTTTTGTTTCTGGACTATGATGGGACTTTATCACCCATAGTAGACAACCCAGATCAAGCCTTTATGTCCAATCAT ATGCGCTTGGCTGTTAAAAATGTGGCAAAATACTTCCCGACAGCAATCATTAGTGGGAGAAGTCGTGACAAG GTACTAGAGTTTGTTGGGCTAACAGAACTCTATTATGCCGGTAGCCATGGTATGGATATAATGGGCCCTGTTCGACCCAATACTACTGGTCAGACTAATTGTATTAGGTCCACTGACAAACAG GGTAAAGAAGTTAACTTGTTCCAGCCTGCTAGTGAATTCTTACCCATGATTGATGAG GTTTTTAGATCCCTTGTTGATATTACTAAAGAAATAGAAGGAGCCACTGTCGAGAACAATAAATTTTGCGTCTCTGTTCATTACCGTAATGTGAATGAGAAG AGTTGGACAACGATTGCGGGATCTGTTCATGAAATCATGTTGAACTACCCTCGACTTCGATTAACCCATGGGCGAAAG GTTTTAGAGGTCCGACCCGTGCTTAATTGGGATAAAGGGAAGGCTGTGGAGTTCTTACTTGAATCTTTAG GGCTAAGTAATTGTGACAACGTACTCCCCATATATGTTGGAGATGATCGAACTGATGAAGATGCATTCAAG GTTCTAAGAGAGGGTAAGCGAGGTTTTGGTATATTGGTGTCTTCTGCGCCCAAAGAAAGCAATGCATTCTACTCTCTCAGAGACCCGTCAGAG GTCTTGGAATTCCTCAAGTCGCTTGTGATGTGGAAGAAAGCAAGTGCTCTACGATTGTGA